A section of the Salmo trutta chromosome 4, fSalTru1.1, whole genome shotgun sequence genome encodes:
- the LOC115191670 gene encoding uncharacterized protein LOC115191670: MKVLIIFALLCVALSARAAAVPVESDAVAVEEPKSAPEEAVEVEAPAAEEKLSDGPEEDAQTEAVEEVAVAPKAARRFCPDGWFSYQSKCYMFVNNPRSWNIAMNWTPAWPPPAPPPSIVTCNR; the protein is encoded by the exons atgaAGGTTCTGATCATCTTTGCACTACTTTGTGTCGCCCTCTCTGCTAGGGCAGCAGCAG TTCCTGTGGAGAGCGATGCTGTGGCGGTAGAAGAGCCAAAAAGTGCCCCAG AGGAGGCTGTTGAGGTTGAGGCTCCTGCAGCAGAAGAGAAGCTGAGTGACGGCCCAG AGGAGGATGCACAGACTGAGGCTGTTGAAGAGGTGGCTGTGGCACCTAAAG CGGCACGCAGGTTCTGCCCTGACGGATGGTTCAGCTACCAGTCCAAGTGTTACATGTTTGTGAACAATCCTCGGTCCTG GAACATTGCAATGAACTGGACGCCAGCCTGGCCTCCGCCAGCTCCTCCCCCGAGTATCGTTACCTGCAACAGATAA